Genomic segment of Ananas comosus cultivar F153 unplaced genomic scaffold, ASM154086v1, whole genome shotgun sequence:
NNNNNNNNNNNNNNNNNNNNNNNNNNNNNNNNNNNNNNNNNNNNNNNNNNNNNNNNNNNNNNNNNNNNNNNNNNNNNNNNNNNNNNNNNNNNNNNNNNNNNNNNNNNNNNtatatatatatatatatatatatatatatatatatatatatcaacatcACAATGCAATCAACTATAAAAAACGAAAAGGACCAGAATCTAGATTTTCATGACGAATCATTGATACGGAGTGATGATTGGGCGTGCgcagagaaagaaagaaagactCACCAAACTTTTCAGGGTGGAGCACGAATTGAATGACCGGAGCATAGTAATCGGCATAGACGATCTTCACCGCAGGGTACTTGATCCTGAGCTTCTCGACGGCCCGCCGGAGCATCGCGTTGTGAATCCACGACAGCGTATTGAACTTCCTAATGCACCCGCTGCGCGATCCATAACCGCCTTTAGGGTTCTTGGTAATCGTCAGGTAGACAGGGAAACAGCCCATGGGCAGAACCCCAGGAACGACCAGATCCACCGCGCCCTCCGCGATCAATTTCTACATACATCCAAACAAGGGGCAAACAGGTGATCAACCATCGCACAAACAAGTGGGTCCACGGATCAACAATCGATTGAGCAAAGTGCTACCTCAATCCCGGTCGAAATGGATTCGATGACGTGGGGGATGATCGTGTGCGCCTCCTTTACGTCCTTCCCGGCGAAGAGAGGGGCGTTGTAGTCGTTTCCCCCAAACTCTCCGACGACGAAGAGGGATTTACTGAGGAAAATCTTACAATCTACAATCCAGTAGTgaatcaacaaaagaagaagaagaagaagaagaagctaagcTAAGTTCTGCGACTACATATTATGTGcagaaagtagagagagaagcaTTCGGAAGGTGAAAGAAGAGATTGGGGATGAAGCTTCACCTTCCGGGGAGGCGCAGAGGGAGGGCTTGATGTCCTGGAACCACTGGATCTGCGTGTGGAGCGATCCGGAGTTCCAGACGGTCTTGCCGAGGCCGCGGGCCTCGAAGAAGCTGGTGTTGAGGGCGGTGGCGCCGGTGATGGCGAAGTTGGCGCCGCGGACGAACGACGCGTTGTGCGCCTtcgacggcggcggcagcggcagcccGAACTCCTGGGCTGCATGTGCGGCACATAGATTTAGATacagatgatatatatatatatatatagtatagattattaattataattatatcatTTGCGGATTCTTGAAGGGGGAAGGGGGAGGGGCGTGGGGTGGGGATACCGAGGAAGTCGACGAGGAGGCGGCCGTCGGAGCAGCGGCCGGTGGGGAAGCCGAAGAAGGTCATGCCGTAGGGAAGGCGGGCGGTGGCGAGGAAAGGCGGGATGCCGTCCGCGCAGAGGTTGCCGGCGTCCGCCAGGGAGTCGCCGAAGTTGAAGATCGCCGAGTAGCCTTGGGAAGAGGACGCGGATGCCCAGAAGAAGCCATTATGGAGCacgagaaggaggaggaggaaggagatggAGAGGTTCATGGTgagcggtggtggtggtggtggtcgggagcaagaggaggaggaggagcaggaaaGGGGAAGGGAAAAAGGAGAtgtggtgtggtgtggtgtggtgtggtgtggtCGGATAATTTACCTTCTCCGTCTCCCTTCTCCCTTctcccttctccctctccctttttCAGAGCTTAGATTATCAGCAGTACCGTGgctttccttcctttcctttcctttcccttcctttcttttcttttcttctcttttattttattttttgtgtgcGTCTCCGCCGCCCTAGTCCTGTACACCACTGGTTGTTCGGTGTAACGCggctttttatttctttttttttcattttttttaaaaactctgTGACGAGACTGGGGGCCCACTTGTCGGTTTCCCAGACGTGGTATGTCACCGTTACCCGGAAGGTTCGCCTCGTTGGGTACTTGGAAAGGTCGTGGAAGAGAACTGAAATTCTTTCCTGCACCGGGTGTGCCGTTGCAGCGCCAGTTTCGGTTTGCAGGGGAACATTAATTAACACAAGAGGACGAAATGAATGAGGCGGAGAGATGCGGTGCACAGAATGAAtgcatgcacccggtgcagAAAACAGTTTCCGCGCTTTGACTAGTTTAGGTTCGGTCACTTGTTCACATGTCCACCAGCTCTAGCCTCGAAGCAGCAACGGGAAAATCGCCCCTCGATTATTAATTAAGTAATGACTTGCAATTAAACTAACTTCAACAATGTGGTCCCTAATCTAATACACGTTTCTAGATGCCAATTAGATCCCTTTTAACTTttactatttattaattttttttttttctaagaaataggtagcacgctatccgc
This window contains:
- the LOC109703799 gene encoding GDSL esterase/lipase At5g45910-like; this encodes MNLSISFLLLLLVLHNGFFWASASSSQGYSAIFNFGDSLADAGNLCADGIPPFLATARLPYGMTFFGFPTGRCSDGRLLVDFLAQEFGLPLPPPSKAHNASFVRGANFAITGATALNTSFFEARGLGKTVWNSGSLHTQIQWFQDIKPSLCASPEDCKIFLSKSLFVVGEFGGNDYNAPLFAGKDVKEAHTIIPHVIESISTGIEKLIAEGAVDLVVPGVLPMGCFPVYLTITKNPKGGYGSRSGCIRKFNTLSWIHNAMLRRAVEKLRIKYPAVKIVYADYYAPVIQFVLHPEKFGESFFLSLRTPNHHSVSMIRHENLDSGPFRFL